A window of the Microbulbifer aggregans genome harbors these coding sequences:
- a CDS encoding type 1 glutamine amidotransferase domain-containing protein: protein MKVLMVLTSHDQLGDTGNKTGFWLEEFASPYYVFKDAGAEITLASPKGGQPPLDPKSDEPDFQTAATERFKKDEAAQKALANTVRLSEVSAGNFDTVFYPGGHGPLWDLAESEDSRSLIEAFYQAGKPVAAVCHAPGVFRHTKGADGKSLVAGKQVTGFSNSEEAAVELTDVVPFLVEDMLKENGGKYSKADDWQSHVVEDGLLITGQNPASSDATAEALLKRLSQ from the coding sequence ATGAAAGTCCTGATGGTCCTTACATCTCATGATCAACTAGGCGATACCGGCAATAAAACCGGCTTCTGGCTCGAGGAATTCGCCTCCCCCTATTACGTGTTCAAAGACGCGGGGGCCGAAATCACCCTGGCCTCCCCCAAGGGTGGCCAGCCGCCCCTCGACCCCAAGAGTGACGAACCCGACTTCCAGACCGCCGCTACCGAGCGCTTCAAAAAGGACGAGGCAGCACAAAAGGCGCTGGCTAACACTGTACGCCTGAGCGAGGTCAGTGCCGGGAATTTCGATACCGTTTTCTACCCCGGTGGCCACGGTCCTCTTTGGGATCTCGCCGAGAGCGAAGACTCCAGATCCCTGATCGAGGCGTTCTACCAGGCGGGCAAGCCGGTTGCCGCGGTCTGTCACGCACCTGGGGTTTTCCGTCACACCAAGGGTGCCGACGGCAAATCTCTCGTCGCCGGCAAACAGGTGACCGGATTCAGTAACTCCGAGGAAGCCGCCGTGGAACTGACTGATGTGGTGCCCTTCCTGGTCGAGGACATGCTGAAGGAAAACGGAGGCAAATACTCCAAGGCGGACGACTGGCAGAGCCATGTTGTGGAGGACGGCCTGCTGATCACCGGCCAGAACCCGGCTTCCTCCGATGCCACAGCGGAAGCCCTGCTGAAACGGTTAAGCCAATAG
- a CDS encoding HlyD family secretion protein yields the protein MKINRKYLFSGLVVALAALLVLLKYWDHLRNPWTRDGQVRAQVILVTPNVSGQVVDLSVRDNQFVQKGDQLLQVDPRPFEASLARARASYDETGDGYLARERQVEAAAAQLEIAQSAVREAESGIKEVDAVIKKNRAELQRQKELLPQRATSKRSVEFAQALYDVSLEQRKIAEARLIQAHSQVQAAEAELKQTQAILGELGQGNASIRAARAAVREAELNLGYTRLHAPVDGYVTNLNMREGSHAVAHHPVLALVDVNSYWIDGYFKETLVARIEPGDRAVVTLMAYPDTPLEGYVESIGWGISQRDGSTGNDLLPNVSPTFEWIRLAQRVPVRIKLDQVPEGIDLRVGTTCSVLVKSGTAAEEENVSLSVSQ from the coding sequence ATGAAGATCAACCGAAAATATCTTTTTTCCGGACTGGTAGTAGCTCTAGCGGCACTGCTAGTGCTATTGAAATACTGGGATCATTTGAGAAACCCCTGGACCCGCGATGGACAGGTGCGTGCTCAGGTGATCTTGGTTACACCGAATGTTTCGGGTCAGGTTGTTGATTTATCGGTACGCGATAACCAGTTTGTGCAGAAAGGCGACCAGCTGTTGCAGGTAGACCCGCGACCTTTTGAGGCCAGTCTTGCCCGTGCACGAGCCAGCTATGATGAAACGGGCGACGGATACCTGGCGCGGGAGCGCCAGGTGGAGGCTGCGGCTGCGCAGCTCGAAATTGCCCAGTCCGCGGTGCGGGAGGCGGAGAGCGGGATCAAGGAAGTTGATGCAGTGATCAAAAAGAACCGCGCAGAACTACAGCGGCAGAAAGAGCTGTTGCCACAGCGGGCCACGTCGAAGAGATCGGTCGAATTCGCCCAGGCGCTATATGACGTGTCGCTGGAACAACGCAAGATCGCTGAGGCCCGTTTGATTCAGGCCCACTCGCAAGTCCAGGCAGCCGAAGCCGAACTTAAGCAGACCCAGGCGATCTTGGGGGAACTTGGGCAGGGGAATGCCAGTATTCGTGCAGCGCGAGCTGCAGTGCGCGAGGCAGAGCTGAACCTGGGCTATACCCGCTTGCATGCACCGGTTGATGGCTATGTGACAAACCTGAATATGCGCGAGGGAAGTCACGCAGTGGCACACCACCCGGTGTTGGCATTGGTCGACGTCAATAGTTATTGGATCGATGGCTATTTCAAGGAGACCCTGGTTGCGCGCATCGAACCTGGTGATCGGGCGGTGGTTACCCTGATGGCGTATCCGGATACGCCGCTGGAGGGATATGTAGAAAGTATTGGCTGGGGAATCTCTCAGAGAGATGGCAGCACCGGCAATGACTTGCTGCCTAATGTAAGTCCTACTTTTGAGTGGATTCGCCTGGCGCAGCGGGTGCCCGTGCGCATTAAGCTGGACCAGGTCCCCGAGGGCATTGACTTGCGGGTGGGGACGACTTGTTCGGTATTGGTCAAGAGCGGTACTGCCGCTGAAGAAGAAAATGTGTCGTTGTCCGTCAGCCAATGA
- a CDS encoding isoaspartyl peptidase/L-asparaginase family protein, whose translation MKLFRSLSIVLMASLVWAETAMAEESPIAIAIHGGAGTIERSKMTDDQERAYREKLTEAVNAGYQVLEKGGDSLDAVTTAIRILEDSPLFNAGIGAVYTYEGRHELDASIMEGKSRRAGAVAGVTSVRNPIDLARMVMEDSPHVMLAGPGAETFAQSRGVERVDNSLFDTERRRKQLDEAKKKIQSEERRHGNEQAAVEALPVAFRMGTVGAVALDKNGNLAAGTSTGGMTAKRYGRIGDSPVIGAGTFADNASCAVSATGHGEYFIRFNVAADICARVRYQDKSVGEAADAVINDVLRPVGGTGGVIVLDAAGNIALTFNTPGMYRASRSSDSPLYIGIFDKE comes from the coding sequence ATGAAACTGTTCCGCTCCCTGAGTATTGTACTGATGGCTTCCCTGGTGTGGGCCGAGACCGCGATGGCAGAGGAAAGTCCCATTGCCATCGCCATTCACGGCGGAGCCGGCACCATCGAACGAAGCAAGATGACCGATGACCAGGAGCGCGCCTACCGGGAGAAGCTCACGGAGGCTGTCAATGCTGGCTATCAGGTGCTGGAAAAGGGCGGTGACAGTCTGGATGCAGTGACCACGGCGATTCGTATCCTCGAAGATTCCCCTCTGTTCAATGCCGGTATCGGCGCTGTATATACCTACGAGGGGCGCCACGAGCTGGATGCCTCGATCATGGAAGGGAAGAGCCGCCGTGCAGGCGCTGTGGCGGGGGTCACCAGTGTACGCAACCCGATCGACCTGGCACGGATGGTAATGGAAGATTCCCCGCACGTGATGCTGGCGGGGCCGGGTGCGGAGACGTTTGCACAGTCCCGCGGCGTGGAGAGGGTGGACAACAGCCTCTTCGATACCGAGCGCCGTCGCAAGCAGCTGGATGAGGCCAAGAAGAAGATTCAGAGCGAAGAGCGTCGGCACGGCAATGAGCAGGCCGCGGTCGAGGCGCTACCCGTTGCATTCCGCATGGGCACTGTCGGTGCGGTGGCTCTGGATAAGAACGGTAACCTGGCGGCCGGCACGTCCACTGGTGGCATGACCGCGAAGCGCTACGGCCGCATCGGGGATTCCCCGGTCATTGGCGCAGGCACGTTCGCCGATAATGCGTCCTGCGCGGTCTCCGCCACAGGCCATGGCGAATACTTCATTCGCTTTAATGTGGCTGCGGATATCTGCGCGCGGGTGCGGTACCAGGACAAGTCTGTCGGCGAGGCGGCGGATGCCGTCATCAATGATGTGCTGCGCCCCGTTGGGGGCACTGGCGGCGTTATCGTATTGGATGCGGCCGGAAACATCGCTCTCACGTTCAATACGCCCGGTATGTATAGGGCGAGCCGCTCCAGCGACAGTCCGCTATATATAGGTATTTTCGACAAAGAATGA
- a CDS encoding DUF1656 domain-containing protein yields MMRIPHEFSIAGIYLPPLLVASILGLIAAVTTAWLLDRYRLSRFFIHPPLVLCGLSVIYTILIGSIFIGI; encoded by the coding sequence ATGATGAGAATTCCCCACGAGTTTTCCATTGCCGGTATCTACCTGCCGCCCTTACTGGTCGCATCGATTCTGGGCTTGATTGCTGCAGTTACGACTGCCTGGTTGCTGGATCGTTATCGGCTTTCACGGTTCTTTATCCATCCGCCATTGGTTCTCTGCGGCCTGAGTGTCATCTACACCATCCTGATCGGTTCGATCTTCATAGGGATTTGA
- a CDS encoding efflux transporter outer membrane subunit produces the protein MCRCPSANERGYVARVQRLATLVLLVPLVLAGCMLGPDYQPPAVPMEDNWIRRDSARIDTAQGVNPVWWEDVFADPLLDELVALALAENLTLRSAALRMLQAQQLLAIACGNQYPQLQQLTGLASRNKEANIIFDEYSVGFNLTWELDMWGSLRRQVETASAELEASVAEYDGVLVSTVAQVAQTYILIRTTQARLEVARQNIALQEQSLRIARAKFDAGEVSALDVDQAETLLYNTMATVPDLETALQQLKNTLAVLLGLPPQQLEQRFGTYGKIPQAPPTIAVGMPQDLLRQRPDIRATEWQLVAQGAQIGVAQAELYPAFSIGGSIGSLALEAGDLFEGESETWNLFGAFQWNLFNYGRLRSNVRLQDARFQQLLEDYRQIVLQAQADAENAIVAYLNSHDQLAHYRQAAAASTRAVDVSTAQYTNGLVDFNTVISTLRADALQQDLLTATQGLVAVNLVQVYLSLGGGWQIREGTSLENLLPYETKEQMRERTKYWRKIFQE, from the coding sequence ATGTGTCGTTGTCCGTCAGCCAATGAGCGCGGCTATGTCGCCCGAGTGCAGCGCCTCGCCACTCTGGTGCTATTGGTGCCCCTGGTACTTGCAGGATGCATGCTGGGCCCCGACTATCAGCCACCAGCTGTGCCGATGGAGGATAACTGGATTCGCCGTGACAGTGCGAGGATCGACACTGCTCAGGGCGTCAACCCGGTCTGGTGGGAGGACGTGTTTGCCGACCCGCTTCTCGATGAACTGGTAGCACTGGCACTGGCAGAAAACCTGACGTTGCGTTCCGCGGCATTGCGTATGCTGCAGGCGCAGCAGCTATTGGCGATTGCCTGTGGCAATCAGTATCCGCAACTGCAACAGCTGACAGGGTTAGCCTCGAGAAACAAAGAGGCCAATATCATCTTCGATGAATACAGCGTGGGGTTTAATCTGACGTGGGAACTGGATATGTGGGGCAGTTTGCGACGTCAGGTGGAGACAGCCTCCGCGGAACTCGAGGCTAGTGTCGCCGAGTACGATGGTGTTCTCGTTTCTACCGTGGCACAAGTGGCCCAGACTTACATTCTTATCCGGACCACGCAGGCGCGCCTCGAGGTAGCGCGTCAGAATATTGCATTACAGGAGCAAAGTTTACGCATTGCCCGGGCAAAATTCGACGCGGGTGAAGTCAGTGCGCTGGATGTCGATCAGGCGGAGACGCTGCTGTATAACACCATGGCGACGGTGCCGGATCTGGAAACGGCCCTGCAACAGCTGAAGAATACGCTGGCCGTATTACTGGGTTTGCCGCCCCAGCAGCTGGAGCAGAGATTTGGTACCTATGGAAAGATCCCCCAGGCTCCGCCGACCATCGCTGTGGGCATGCCCCAGGATCTGCTACGCCAACGCCCGGATATTCGCGCTACCGAGTGGCAACTGGTCGCACAGGGTGCCCAGATCGGTGTGGCGCAGGCAGAGCTGTATCCAGCTTTTTCCATCGGCGGCTCGATCGGTTCCCTGGCATTGGAGGCAGGTGATCTGTTTGAGGGGGAGAGCGAGACCTGGAACCTGTTCGGTGCTTTCCAGTGGAATCTGTTTAATTACGGCCGGTTGCGCAGCAATGTTCGCTTGCAGGACGCCCGTTTTCAGCAGTTGCTAGAGGACTACCGCCAAATAGTGTTGCAGGCCCAGGCCGATGCTGAGAATGCCATTGTTGCCTACCTGAATTCCCATGACCAACTGGCCCACTATCGACAAGCCGCGGCGGCCTCGACGCGCGCTGTAGATGTTTCCACGGCCCAGTACACCAATGGCCTTGTCGACTTCAATACCGTGATCAGTACCCTGAGGGCTGATGCTCTGCAGCAGGACCTGTTGACCGCAACGCAGGGACTGGTGGCGGTGAACCTGGTGCAGGTTTACTTATCGCTGGGCGGCGGCTGGCAGATACGAGAAGGAACCTCTTTGGAAAACCTCTTGCCGTATGAAACTAAAGAGCAGATGCGGGAGCGGACAAAATACTGGCGAAAGATTTTTCAAGAATGA
- a CDS encoding chloride channel protein → MRQTLAIILCGTLIGTLGALFLSALKFADSARIAAINLAGTSSLPPWLAAVLVCLTGAAVAAYLAYRLAPDAPQTSLDRPGKETATPASQLGGLSANFAGTSLAVGAGFALGPERPAIQMGAIVGRTVCRILRLKASDRDIFTAAAGGAGVATMFNSPLGCAAYTVEAVLKRVDFKRSVIALGMGGISVAVARLISGNAINFPVGEISGVKPPQLLLCLLLGCLMAFFAKLHLQLIMVTSRGLISAMPRPVLRAALIGGLFGILAWHAPALVGTGEQMTQSILDGGLDLRALVIVFLIRFLLGPLSLAASVPGGYFTPVLLLGAAFGAMFGSVANEWIPMTDISPTVFALTGMAVALATVANAPFTGILLVIETTGAFSLSLPMTVAVLGAVAVGRLLHQPTLTHGLEQALNANPPKFM, encoded by the coding sequence TTGCGACAAACTCTGGCCATCATCCTGTGTGGGACGCTGATCGGTACTTTGGGCGCTCTATTCCTGTCCGCGCTTAAATTCGCTGACTCAGCCCGCATAGCCGCAATTAATCTCGCCGGCACCTCCTCCCTTCCCCCATGGCTGGCTGCAGTCCTTGTCTGCCTCACGGGTGCTGCAGTGGCAGCATATCTCGCCTACCGTCTTGCACCCGATGCTCCCCAGACTTCACTGGACAGGCCCGGTAAAGAGACCGCAACGCCCGCCTCCCAACTTGGAGGTCTTTCGGCAAATTTTGCCGGCACGAGCCTTGCGGTGGGTGCGGGATTCGCCCTTGGCCCCGAACGCCCCGCCATTCAGATGGGGGCCATCGTTGGGCGCACGGTGTGCCGTATCCTCAGGCTGAAAGCATCCGACCGCGACATTTTCACGGCCGCGGCCGGCGGTGCAGGCGTTGCCACCATGTTCAATTCCCCCCTCGGTTGCGCCGCTTACACTGTGGAAGCGGTGCTCAAACGCGTCGATTTCAAGCGCTCCGTGATTGCGCTCGGTATGGGCGGTATCTCCGTCGCCGTTGCACGCTTGATCTCTGGGAATGCGATAAATTTCCCGGTAGGGGAGATTAGCGGGGTGAAGCCACCACAATTATTACTGTGCCTGCTCCTCGGCTGCCTGATGGCGTTCTTTGCCAAGCTGCACCTTCAGCTCATTATGGTTACCAGCCGGGGGCTCATAAGCGCCATGCCTCGCCCAGTGCTTCGGGCAGCACTGATCGGCGGTCTCTTTGGGATATTGGCCTGGCATGCGCCGGCGCTGGTTGGCACCGGCGAGCAGATGACACAGTCGATCCTTGATGGCGGATTGGATCTTCGGGCGCTTGTGATCGTGTTCCTCATCCGATTTCTTCTTGGCCCCCTGTCCCTCGCCGCCAGCGTTCCCGGCGGCTACTTTACGCCTGTACTGCTACTTGGTGCGGCATTTGGTGCCATGTTTGGAAGCGTGGCGAACGAGTGGATACCCATGACAGACATCTCTCCAACGGTGTTCGCTTTGACTGGCATGGCAGTCGCCCTGGCAACCGTTGCCAACGCCCCTTTTACTGGCATTCTGCTCGTCATCGAAACAACCGGAGCGTTTTCCCTATCATTACCAATGACTGTCGCCGTTCTCGGCGCGGTAGCGGTTGGTCGTTTGTTACATCAACCGACGCTGACGCACGGCCTGGAACAAGCACTGAATGCAAACCCTCCAAAATTCATGTGA
- a CDS encoding MarC family protein — MKYLQATITLLSLINPLVSAMIFNEIEHSRSRKERFTDAIQALIAILVVLGIAALVGVRLLDVFGISLQVFRVAGGVVLVWMGFAMLRGTGGTTTPSREAGPDSGHSLAPLVLFAASPGTITGVITLAATHTGTALPTTALVGIVIAVSVTGIALLLTGMADGKQRSGLMHDLNTRFMGLIVLAMGFQFGLVGIKEFFAAS; from the coding sequence ATGAAATACCTACAGGCGACCATCACCCTTCTCTCGCTGATCAACCCGTTGGTTAGCGCGATGATCTTCAATGAAATCGAGCACAGCCGTTCCCGCAAAGAGCGTTTCACAGATGCCATACAGGCTCTGATCGCTATTCTCGTCGTGCTGGGTATCGCCGCCCTGGTCGGTGTTCGCCTGCTGGATGTTTTCGGGATTTCCCTGCAGGTTTTCCGTGTGGCCGGTGGTGTCGTACTGGTGTGGATGGGCTTTGCCATGCTGCGGGGAACAGGCGGTACAACCACTCCATCCAGGGAAGCAGGGCCGGACTCTGGCCATTCACTCGCCCCCCTTGTTCTTTTCGCCGCCAGCCCCGGCACCATCACCGGGGTCATCACCCTGGCGGCTACTCACACCGGAACCGCCTTACCCACCACGGCACTGGTCGGCATCGTCATTGCCGTCAGCGTTACGGGGATCGCGCTGCTTTTGACGGGGATGGCTGACGGCAAACAACGTAGTGGCTTGATGCACGACTTGAATACTCGGTTTATGGGGTTGATCGTACTGGCAATGGGATTTCAGTTCGGACTGGTAGGAATAAAGGAATTTTTTGCCGCAAGTTAA
- a CDS encoding FUSC family protein has protein sequence MPQLALTRTTKESLKIALAMVVTYAIVLSANWGETMWAGLAVTMVSQPSMGLSLNKGALRLCGTVLALIVSLTLMSLFPQQRWMFMVALSLWVGLSMYMMLGSRRPYFWDICGFVTVIVCVHAALANTDPFYIAMLRAQDTTLGVLVYSIIAMLIWPLRSSSRFSQACAALHDSQTKLLQQCRLALQDPDAAKDIQKIRDEMIRAQSGLGELLQASESDSYDIWESRQRWRQYLSDAEKVTQILAQLSDSLDRVSQLPLKQLLPNLAEYIDKLESRLAQLNNMLENQQKNPVVEVGKLDVAEQQAKRLPMLDAGSLTLLRRKLADLEERSRTMFYSLQGALGGATGQNTGAAVVTAPQQTLLPDPDRVAATLRIMLTLWVAYLAYLYVDGIPGGPVFVILTIALGMNLARAPQVPPLKLIIPMLISITLVGFVYIFIMPKLAGFTELGILIFLFTFFICQVFSAPEKEAGRVVTLAVFVGMTSISNSQGYSFLVVANMALLFPMALLLLGITAYFPRSLRPQTVVQRLLQQFCSSAVCLLRLTLRGGKDPAHSSRVRGFIDQWRLRYHYHLLSTIPAKIATWSPKVDAHFLPGKSADDLQSLVSALMPLGYEICSMVDEWQSSATVGAEVRGDTAQRLWRQRVAAEAARLSSVISSVGDYVSGNDGESAVVGEGSAVGESEALSSAVEMEGPDSAEIERLLNLVGMAREATESSQSLENTVRRIDWTRWKSEIFL, from the coding sequence ATGCCGCAGCTGGCGCTAACCCGTACCACCAAGGAATCCCTCAAGATTGCTCTGGCAATGGTGGTTACTTATGCCATCGTGCTCAGTGCCAACTGGGGGGAAACCATGTGGGCGGGACTCGCTGTCACCATGGTGAGCCAGCCCAGCATGGGACTGTCCCTGAACAAGGGGGCATTGCGGCTGTGTGGAACGGTGCTGGCACTGATCGTATCCCTGACATTGATGAGTCTGTTTCCGCAACAGCGGTGGATGTTTATGGTCGCCCTTTCCCTGTGGGTTGGCCTGTCAATGTACATGATGCTTGGTTCCCGCCGGCCTTACTTCTGGGATATTTGCGGCTTTGTCACTGTGATTGTCTGTGTGCACGCGGCACTGGCTAACACCGATCCCTTCTATATCGCCATGCTGAGGGCGCAGGATACGACGCTGGGGGTCCTCGTCTACAGCATCATAGCGATGCTGATCTGGCCCCTCCGCAGCAGTAGCCGGTTCAGCCAGGCGTGCGCGGCGTTGCACGATAGCCAGACAAAGCTGCTGCAGCAGTGTCGCCTGGCCTTACAAGATCCTGATGCCGCAAAAGATATCCAAAAAATCAGGGATGAGATGATCCGAGCCCAGTCCGGGTTAGGTGAGCTGCTACAGGCTTCCGAGTCTGATAGTTACGATATATGGGAGAGCCGTCAGCGGTGGCGCCAGTATCTCTCCGACGCGGAAAAGGTTACTCAGATTCTGGCGCAACTATCGGACAGCCTGGATAGAGTGTCCCAATTGCCATTGAAACAGCTGTTGCCGAACCTCGCGGAATACATCGACAAGCTCGAGAGCCGGTTGGCGCAGTTGAACAATATGCTGGAAAACCAGCAGAAAAACCCGGTAGTAGAAGTGGGTAAGCTGGATGTGGCAGAGCAGCAGGCAAAGCGACTGCCGATGCTCGATGCGGGATCGCTGACACTGCTGCGGCGCAAACTGGCAGACCTGGAAGAGCGGTCCCGCACCATGTTTTATTCGTTGCAGGGGGCATTGGGCGGTGCGACCGGCCAAAACACTGGCGCCGCGGTCGTTACGGCTCCTCAGCAAACCCTGTTGCCCGATCCCGATCGTGTGGCAGCGACCCTGCGCATCATGCTGACGTTGTGGGTCGCTTATCTGGCGTATCTATATGTTGATGGAATTCCCGGCGGACCTGTCTTCGTAATATTGACCATCGCCCTGGGAATGAATCTGGCCAGGGCACCCCAGGTGCCACCATTGAAGCTGATCATTCCAATGCTGATCAGCATCACATTGGTCGGCTTTGTTTATATCTTTATTATGCCGAAGCTCGCGGGATTTACTGAACTCGGCATACTAATATTTTTGTTCACATTTTTTATTTGTCAGGTTTTTTCGGCGCCAGAAAAAGAGGCGGGGCGGGTGGTTACCCTGGCCGTCTTTGTAGGTATGACAAGTATCAGCAATAGCCAGGGTTACAGTTTTCTGGTCGTGGCGAATATGGCGCTGCTATTTCCTATGGCGCTGCTTTTGCTGGGGATTACCGCTTATTTTCCTCGCTCACTGAGACCGCAAACAGTGGTTCAGCGATTGCTGCAGCAATTCTGCAGCAGCGCTGTCTGTCTGCTAAGACTGACATTGCGTGGCGGCAAGGATCCAGCGCATTCCTCGCGTGTGCGGGGTTTCATAGACCAGTGGAGGCTGCGTTATCACTACCACCTGCTGTCAACAATTCCGGCCAAAATTGCCACCTGGTCGCCCAAGGTCGATGCGCATTTCTTGCCAGGCAAGTCCGCCGATGACCTGCAGTCACTGGTTTCTGCGCTGATGCCGCTTGGTTACGAGATTTGTAGCATGGTTGATGAATGGCAATCCAGCGCAACCGTCGGTGCAGAGGTTAGGGGCGACACGGCTCAGCGCTTATGGCGTCAGAGAGTGGCAGCGGAAGCTGCGCGGCTTTCCAGTGTGATCTCGTCAGTTGGCGATTATGTGTCGGGTAACGATGGAGAGAGCGCCGTCGTAGGGGAGGGATCAGCCGTAGGGGAATCCGAAGCCCTATCGAGTGCGGTTGAGATGGAAGGCCCGGACTCAGCTGAGATAGAGCGCCTGCTGAACCTTGTTGGCATGGCACGGGAGGCGACTGAATCTTCCCAGTCCCTGGAGAATACGGTGCGCCGTATCGATTGGACGCGCTGGAAAAGCGAGATCTTTCTATGA
- a CDS encoding trimeric intracellular cation channel family protein, producing MNVSDLQYFLGMAGTVAFAATAVAAVAPKGIDFFGAIVMGIITAIGGGTIRDVILDVPVFWSLDLNYIWVAIVASLVTFIANRMMTRREIYRSMLYLDALGVSLFAIQATHKVMQYDFGLPLGPVLLGIITAIGGGLIRDVLSNSPTLLMRNELYAIPVTVGCITYYTLMNFSSESAIENGFFSIMLIFCLRSAAIYWDLRVPNWMLTKPTQP from the coding sequence TTGAATGTTAGTGACCTCCAGTATTTTCTTGGAATGGCAGGAACGGTTGCGTTTGCCGCAACCGCCGTGGCTGCTGTAGCACCTAAGGGTATCGATTTCTTCGGTGCCATAGTAATGGGGATCATTACCGCAATCGGTGGCGGCACCATTCGTGATGTTATCTTGGATGTTCCGGTCTTTTGGTCTCTGGACCTCAATTATATCTGGGTCGCAATTGTCGCCAGCCTCGTGACATTCATTGCCAACCGCATGATGACGCGGCGGGAAATCTATCGCAGCATGCTCTATCTGGATGCACTGGGTGTATCCCTGTTTGCGATTCAGGCCACACATAAGGTCATGCAGTACGACTTCGGCTTGCCACTCGGTCCGGTGTTACTGGGGATCATTACTGCTATCGGTGGCGGCCTGATAAGAGATGTACTTTCCAACAGCCCTACGCTGTTGATGCGCAACGAGTTGTATGCCATACCCGTCACCGTAGGCTGCATCACCTACTACACCTTGATGAATTTCTCATCAGAATCCGCGATAGAAAATGGCTTTTTTTCCATCATGCTTATTTTCTGCCTGCGCTCTGCCGCCATTTACTGGGACCTGCGTGTGCCAAACTGGATGCTGACCAAACCAACACAGCCGTAA
- a CDS encoding endonuclease has translation MPWLLFLWLFPLLALAHGGGLDASGCHSDRARGDYHCHRQESTNDRASNGAAPAAQTGGRTITSFRQAKQVLRESVYVTPEFQVGFYSNCRFVAQGKKLVPEWASCGYRPRKNANRASRIEWEHVVPAWAIGHQRQCWQRGGRRNCTRNDPLFAMAEADLHNLVPAIGELNGDRSNYRFMEFGSGGGYPSGQYGAVEFRVDFKQRAVEPPRHRRGDIARTYFYMAETYELAISRAQLKLFEVWHRGDPVDPAECERDRRIAAVQGNHNPYVISACR, from the coding sequence ATGCCGTGGTTGTTGTTTCTCTGGTTGTTTCCTCTCCTTGCACTGGCCCACGGCGGTGGCCTTGATGCCAGCGGATGTCACAGCGATAGGGCGCGGGGCGACTATCACTGCCACCGGCAGGAGAGCACGAACGACAGGGCGTCTAATGGGGCCGCGCCTGCAGCGCAAACCGGCGGGCGCACAATAACCAGCTTCCGGCAGGCCAAACAGGTTTTGCGCGAATCGGTCTATGTTACTCCGGAATTCCAGGTTGGTTTTTATTCAAACTGTCGATTCGTTGCCCAGGGGAAAAAACTGGTCCCTGAGTGGGCCAGTTGTGGCTACCGGCCGCGCAAGAATGCCAACCGGGCGAGCCGCATTGAGTGGGAGCACGTGGTGCCGGCCTGGGCAATCGGTCACCAGAGACAATGCTGGCAGAGAGGAGGGCGGCGCAATTGCACACGCAACGATCCGCTTTTTGCCATGGCCGAGGCCGACCTGCACAACCTGGTGCCGGCGATTGGTGAGCTGAACGGGGATCGCAGCAATTACCGTTTTATGGAGTTCGGCAGTGGCGGTGGCTATCCCTCGGGGCAGTACGGGGCAGTGGAGTTCCGGGTGGACTTCAAGCAGCGCGCGGTGGAGCCGCCCCGGCACCGGCGTGGTGATATCGCGCGCACCTATTTCTATATGGCTGAGACCTACGAGCTAGCAATCTCCAGGGCGCAGCTGAAACTGTTTGAAGTCTGGCACCGCGGTGACCCGGTCGATCCCGCAGAGTGTGAGCGGGATCGCCGGATCGCTGCGGTGCAGGGCAATCACAACCCGTATGTAATTTCCGCCTGCCGTTGA
- a CDS encoding potassium channel family protein, translated as MLVKVLLLASVLLVVNTVIHAMAMTLAIRWSRHIAGLHPSHPFFPTGRPMVVSAVVLLMFFASVAEVMVWAVVYKWLGAFSEGEPAIYFSMVTYTTLGYGDIVLGENLRLLSSFQAAIGIIMFGWTTAVVLAVVQRLYQNRSD; from the coding sequence ATGCTCGTCAAAGTCCTGCTACTTGCATCGGTATTATTGGTAGTGAATACGGTGATTCACGCGATGGCTATGACTTTGGCCATCCGCTGGAGCCGCCATATCGCCGGTTTGCATCCTTCGCACCCATTCTTCCCGACAGGAAGGCCGATGGTGGTTTCCGCAGTCGTGCTGCTGATGTTCTTTGCCTCCGTTGCCGAAGTGATGGTGTGGGCAGTGGTTTACAAATGGCTCGGCGCATTCAGTGAGGGGGAGCCGGCGATCTATTTCTCGATGGTGACCTATACCACGCTGGGTTACGGCGATATCGTATTGGGGGAAAATCTGCGCCTGTTATCCTCGTTCCAGGCAGCCATCGGTATCATTATGTTCGGCTGGACCACCGCAGTCGTCTTGGCGGTTGTGCAGCGCCTTTACCAGAATCGCAGTGACTGA